The following nucleotide sequence is from Synechococcus sp. KORDI-52.
GGGGCTGGAGGAGGACCCGCTCTCGATGTATTCCAAGCTGGAGAAGGTGGGCGATGGGGCGATCGATGACTACGTCACGTTGCTCACTGACCTGGACCTGGCTTCGTTGCCGGAGAACCCACGCGAGAAGCAGAAGGCGATGGCCCTGGCGGTGACCGCCAGTCGCCATGGCCTGCCGGCAGCCCAGAAGGCCCAGAGCGATGCCGCTACCCTGGTGGGCGGCAGTGGTGATGCTGGCGCTGATGTGCCCGAGGCGTCGCTGGCGGATGTGAATTTCCCGGCCAAGGCCTTTTATCTGTTCAGTGCGGTGGGGATCTGCGCCAGCAGCAGCGAAGCCCGCCGTCAGATCAAGGGCGGTGCGGCGCGGCTGGAGGGGGAGAAGATCACCGACCCCAATCAGGAGTTCGCCTCAGCAGCGGAACTGGAGGGCAAGGTTCTGCAGCTGGGTAAGAAAACCTTCCGCCGCCTGGTGGCTTGAGTCGCCGGATCTCCCCCTTTTGGGGGATCCGCCGCAAGAGATCTGGCGCGATGGTGCGTTCATCCGAGCGAAGAACGATGCCAGCGCTAGCCCTTGAAACTGAGTTCAGATCCGATCAGCAAATCACTGCTGATTTCTTGTCTTACATGCAATCGAAATCGTCAGGCCGCGTCGCTTATGACGTTGAACCGTCGCGGCTGACCGGGGGGTTCGATGCCCGGCTGTATCGCTTCAAGCTTGTTGGTCAGGAACCAAGAGTGCTTCGGATTCTGCGTCCAGCGCGTGAGGTGGAGGAGCTTTTGCATCATCAGGTTGTTCATCAGATCCTGAATCAGCAGGGCCTGAAGGTTCCTGTGATTCATCACGTGTGTGCAGATCAATCAGTCCTGGGGGGTGTCTTTGCGGTGATGGATCTGGTGCCGGGTGACCCGTTGTTTGAGCAGAAACCGGAGGTCTTTGCCTCGATCTTGGGGGAGTCGATGGCCCGCATGCATGAGCTGGATGTGAGGCCTATTGTTGAGTCGTTCAGGCGGGCTGGTGTTCCGGATGAGCGGTTTCTAAGCCCTGTTGTTCATCAAAAGGCATTGGATTTTGTTGAGCAGACGACCCCCTGGGCTGCTGATCTGATGGTTTGGCTTCGTGATCATTTACCCCTCGATGGTGACGATCTTGCTGTGATTCATGGTGACTATCACGCAGGTAATGTGATGTTTAGAGATGGTGCTGTTTCAGGCTTGCTGGATTGGGACTTTCGGATCTCTGATCCTGCTTTGGATCTGGCCTCGACGATGAATATTCATCTGATTTTTACTCGCCAGATTGATCCGACAGTTTCACCTCATCTTTGTGAACAGTTCGTTGATGGAGTTCTTGGGGCGTATCAAGTGATCAGGCCCCTGAATCATCAGCGCATCAAGCTTTTTCGTGTTTTTCACATCTTCCGGGTGTTAGCCCTCGGTGTGGCTGGTATCGGCCCCGAATTCCTGCGCAAGCCGTCATCACAATGCGAGTATCTGGCCTTCATTGAGCGAATGACCGGCCTCACGTTGTCACCATTAGCCTGACTATCCGGTGAGATTGAACAACCGTTGAGATGCGCTGGTCGGCGCGACAGGATGGACTTTGGATCATTCGCTTGCCTTGGCTCCGTCGCTCTCTGCTGACCCCGCCGATCGGATCATCGTGGCCCTCGATGGAATGGCCCCGGATCAGGCGCTGCGCTTTGCCGCCCAGGTGGATGGGCTGCGCTGGGTGAAGGTGGGCCTGGAGCTGTTCGTGCAGGCGGGGCCTGAGGTGGTGGCCCAGCTGCGTGAGCAGGGGCTGCGGGTGTTCCTCGACCTCAAATTTCACGACATCCCGGCCACGATGGCCGGTGCTTGCCGGCGGGCAGCGGCGCTGGGGGCCGAGCTGATCACGGTGCATGCCTGCGCCGGCAGGGAAGCGCTCCAGGCAGCCCAGGCCGCGGCAGAGGAAGGAGCCCAAGGTGCCGGTCAACCCGCACCCACCTTGCTGGCGGTGACGGTGCTCACCAGCTGGGAGGAGCAACGGCTGCAACGGGAGCTCGCCATTGCTCAGGGCATCGCCGAACGGGTGCCGGCGTTGGCGCAGCTGTCGGCGACTGCCGGAATCGGCGGTTGTGTGTGCTCACCCCTGGAGGCCGCGGTATTGCGGTTGAAGCACCCTGAACCGTTCGCGCTGGTGACGCCGGGGATTCGTCCCAAAGGTGCTGCTGTTGGTGATCAAGCCCGGGTAATGGCGCCGGCTGAGGCGATTACCGCGGGGGCCAGTCAGCTGGTGATCGGCCGGCCGATCACCAAAGCCGACGACCCCAGCGCCGCATTTGCAGCCTGTTGTGGGGAGCTTTGATCGGCGCGCTCCAATTTGTTGTGTGAGCTCGTTGTGATCAAGGAGCCAGCTCAGCCCTTGGCTTTCGCACCAATCTTGGGTTCGGTGCCCGCCAGCAGCCGCTCGATGTTGCTGCGGTGGCGCCAGAGCACCATCAGGCTGGCCACAAGCGACACCGCCACATAGGCGCTGCCGCCGCCGGAGAGCCCCATCATCACAGGCAATCCGATGGCGGCCACAACGCTGGAGAGCGACACGACCCGGAAGATCGAGATTACGGCCATGAACAGGCCGAAGCAGGCCAGCCCCACCGGCCAGGCCAGGCCCAGGAACATGCCCAGGCCGGTGGCCACCGCCTTGCCCCCCTTCCAGCCCAGCCACACCGGCCAGATGTGACCCGCCAAGGCCGCCAGGCCCGCCAGCACCTGCACCCAGTCGTTCAAGCCAACGGTTTTGGCCAGCAGCACCGCCAGGGTGCCTTTGCCCACATCGATCAGGAACACCACCAGGGCGGGCCCTTTGCCCACGTTGCGCAGCACGTTGGTGGCGCCGGTGCTGCCGGAGCCGCAGTGGCGCAGGTCGATGCCTTTGAGCCAGCGGCCGGCGAGGTAACCGCTGGGGATGGCTCCCAGCAGGTAGCCGATGGCCAGGAGCAGCAGTGAGGTTAGAGCTGTTTGGATCACAGCAGATCGTCGTCGTCGAGGCGTTCACCCGGTCCGGCCGCGAAGGCCAGCCAGAGGGGGAACTGAAGCACAGGAATGTCCACGCTGCGCTCTGCGGCATCGATCAGGATCAGCGGCACTTCGCCCCGCTCCTCCAGCCTGTCGGCCCGTTCCACCAGGGCTTCGGGGCGTTCGAACAGCACGATGCCGCTGCTGGGGCCAAAGTCTTCTCGGCCAAGGCCGAGGGCGTCCTGAAGTCCGCGCCGCCATTCACCGAGCCGTTCGGGCCCACCAGCCAGCACCAGGCACTGGAACTGATCGCCGTAGAGCTCACCGATCACCGCGATCAGGGCGGCACTCACCAGGATGTTGCGCGGCCGGGTGCCGCGGCTGGGCTGGGCGCCACGTCCGCCTTGATTGAAGAACCAGTCCTCCAGCAGGGTCGTGTCGCGCGCGTCGATACTGCGCCGCAGGTTCCACGGGTCGGCGTAGACGTCGGGCTGTTTGAGGAACCGCTCCAGGGTCTGGCGGATCAGGGCTTCGTCGGGGCGGAAGGTGTCCGCCACCGCTGGAGGTGGTGTGCTCTCAGCGGTATTGACCGGCGTCGTAGTGCTGCCTGCTGCCTGATCCAGAGGCGAGGGCTGCACCACCATCGGCTGCACCACCAGCTCCAGGTTTTCCACGCTCTGCACCAGGTCCTGCAGGGCGCCACCCAGGTACTCCTGGAAGCCCTTCACGCGGCGCGCAATGGCATCGGATTGGCCGGCGAAGTTGGCCTTCAGTTCGGTCTCGAGTTGCTCTTTGCGGGAGGTCAATGCAGCGATCTCCGCCTTGAGGGCATCACGGCGCTCTTGCAGATCGTTGAGCGCCAGCTCCATCACAGGATTGGCTTCTGCCGCGGTTGGATTGGAGTTGGTTTCGAACGGTGCTCCGCTGCTGGATTGCGCAGGGGCCTGCTCCGGCTCGGGTTCTGGCGCCTGAGGTGTCAGGTCGGTGTTGTCGGGCATTGCGTCAGCTGCCGTGCTCTCCATCCCTCCATTCCAGCCGACCAGACCGCAGAAAAACAGCTGGCATCACAACTGAGATATGGGTGCACGAAATTGGATGGATATTCTCACGAATTCAACACGAAATCGTGCTATTGCTGGCTTGCGTTCGTGTTGTCTTTCGGCACTTCCAGTTTTCCCACCCGCAGTTCCAGCTGTTCCCGCAGCTCCTTGGAGCTGAACAGGATCGGCAGGAAGTGAATGCTCTGGGTTTCGCGGAAATAAAAAAGGCCCGGCAGCCAGGGGGCGAACAACCGCCAGCTCAGCCATTGGTCGTAGGGGAAGCGGCGCAGCTCGCGGCTGTTCTGCCAGACGACCAGAGCATCCTCCTTGAATTCCAGCCGCAGGCTGGCGCTCTGGATCAGCAGAAACAGGCCGAACAGAGCCACCACCAGGGTGGGCCAGGGGGAGAGTGGCAGCGGCAGCAGGGCCAGGCCAAGGGCTACAACCAGCAGCGG
It contains:
- a CDS encoding DUF3119 family protein — translated: MSSPPAPVTLEPDMRLPLLVVALGLALLPLPLSPWPTLVVALFGLFLLIQSASLRLEFKEDALVVWQNSRELRRFPYDQWLSWRLFAPWLPGLFYFRETQSIHFLPILFSSKELREQLELRVGKLEVPKDNTNASQQ
- the plsY gene encoding glycerol-3-phosphate 1-O-acyltransferase PlsY, encoding MIQTALTSLLLLAIGYLLGAIPSGYLAGRWLKGIDLRHCGSGSTGATNVLRNVGKGPALVVFLIDVGKGTLAVLLAKTVGLNDWVQVLAGLAALAGHIWPVWLGWKGGKAVATGLGMFLGLAWPVGLACFGLFMAVISIFRVVSLSSVVAAIGLPVMMGLSGGGSAYVAVSLVASLMVLWRHRSNIERLLAGTEPKIGAKAKG
- a CDS encoding DUF3086 domain-containing protein, whose translation is MESTAADAMPDNTDLTPQAPEPEPEQAPAQSSSGAPFETNSNPTAAEANPVMELALNDLQERRDALKAEIAALTSRKEQLETELKANFAGQSDAIARRVKGFQEYLGGALQDLVQSVENLELVVQPMVVQPSPLDQAAGSTTTPVNTAESTPPPAVADTFRPDEALIRQTLERFLKQPDVYADPWNLRRSIDARDTTLLEDWFFNQGGRGAQPSRGTRPRNILVSAALIAVIGELYGDQFQCLVLAGGPERLGEWRRGLQDALGLGREDFGPSSGIVLFERPEALVERADRLEERGEVPLILIDAAERSVDIPVLQFPLWLAFAAGPGERLDDDDLL
- a CDS encoding phosphotransferase family protein — protein: MVRSSERRTMPALALETEFRSDQQITADFLSYMQSKSSGRVAYDVEPSRLTGGFDARLYRFKLVGQEPRVLRILRPAREVEELLHHQVVHQILNQQGLKVPVIHHVCADQSVLGGVFAVMDLVPGDPLFEQKPEVFASILGESMARMHELDVRPIVESFRRAGVPDERFLSPVVHQKALDFVEQTTPWAADLMVWLRDHLPLDGDDLAVIHGDYHAGNVMFRDGAVSGLLDWDFRISDPALDLASTMNIHLIFTRQIDPTVSPHLCEQFVDGVLGAYQVIRPLNHQRIKLFRVFHIFRVLALGVAGIGPEFLRKPSSQCEYLAFIERMTGLTLSPLA
- the pyrF gene encoding orotidine-5'-phosphate decarboxylase, which translates into the protein MAPSLSADPADRIIVALDGMAPDQALRFAAQVDGLRWVKVGLELFVQAGPEVVAQLREQGLRVFLDLKFHDIPATMAGACRRAAALGAELITVHACAGREALQAAQAAAEEGAQGAGQPAPTLLAVTVLTSWEEQRLQRELAIAQGIAERVPALAQLSATAGIGGCVCSPLEAAVLRLKHPEPFALVTPGIRPKGAAVGDQARVMAPAEAITAGASQLVIGRPITKADDPSAAFAACCGEL